The sequence below is a genomic window from Zygosaccharomyces rouxii strain CBS732 chromosome D complete sequence.
GTGTTCGATCTCTTGAAATGTTTTACAACGCgcaaaaaattggtaaaacTTCGATTTGCCCGGTACAATTCTCGAAATCATATATTTGGTATTCCCCAAGTTATTATCGTAATCGTTAGCTATTCTCACATATTGCTTAACCACATCAAACCATTCAATTGGTGAATCTAAGAACACTGTAGGGTTCTGTTCTGCACAATCTGCCATCATACCACCGATCTCCTTCGGTAATTCTAGATCCCTTTGTATCTCTTGGAAATGTGATCTACTTTTAATACCCCCATTTATGATTAACGTTACACCGTTTGTTTGGCAAACCTCGTAAATCTCTTTGATATAACCTCTGATTGGTTGTTCTCTGTTTCTCATCGGTGTAGTTCTACAATGAACCGTTAAATGTGAAATACCAGTTTGACATAGTCTGTTAATTAGTTGCAAGGTATCTTCCCTGTTGTCTAAGAGCCTAATCTTTACACTTATTGTCTTGCCATATGGTCTACCCACTTTTTCCACTAATTCACAAAGAATTTCGCATAATTTGTCAGGAGTTCTCAATAGAGCTGCTCCCATACCAGAATGGATCGAAAAGTGCTTAGGGCAACCTGCATTGATATCAATGCCATCAACATCTTGTATTACTGTCAACGCTGCCTGAATGGCCAATGATGGAGTTGATGTACCAATTTGGAACACAATTTTGCCCTTTTCAATCTGTGGGCAAGTTCTAAACACAGGAGACGTTGTACCGTCAACCAAGTAATCTACACAACCAAGTTTCTCATTTACATGCCTCTTACATTGAATCAGTTTCTTATCAATAATTTCAGGTCCCCAGACCAAATCTGCACCGTTTCTAATCGCTAAAATTCGTGTGGGTAGTTCACCAGCACGAACCATCGGCGCCAGCACCAATTTACCAGCAAATGACAGCATATTGTATCGTTTTTCCTAGTGATCTATTCTCGATGATATTATCttttcatctcatctcatctcatctcgCTGCATtccatgttgaaaaatttctgAAATAATCCGATAGAAGCATATGAGCATCTAAACAGGAATTCGCGTCCTGAAACCAATCATTTTCCTGAAACAGTTTTAGTTGTCTAGAATGTAGAATTGGTCTATTGTGACATTAGTCTCCATGGTCGCGTATATAAGTAAAGTAACGTTTTAATGTGTACCCCAGGTATCAGCATGTTTATGCGTCGCATTGTACCTAGTGCAAGCATTACCACAGCTACTACGGCTATTATTGCTGGTGCTACAATATgttcaagaattttaaGGCTAGGATTCGTTCAGGCTCCAGTCAATTGAAAAGTAGCGGCGCTCATGGGTTAGATAAGTTGGCTAAAAGCGGTAGCAAAAGAAGTGCTAGTGGTAGTGCTGCCACTACTTCTAGTAACAACCGTAAAAGTCGAAACGACGGGCATGACGATGGAATAGACCAACAAAGGTCCATTTCGGCACCTGGAACTTCACAACCAGGATATCAGTCACATTTCGCCGATAACAGGTCCCCTAGGCAAGCTTATagaccaccaccaattgGGGCAGGGGATGAATTGACGTATTCGCCAGTACCCTCTAGTAAGAGCTTTCCCAAGAGTACACGTCACTATTCACAAGAAAATCCATACAGTGAGAGGAATTCTTTGACGATGCTAGGTGGTCCAAACCACTATGTTTACGACAATGCTGCCTATGATACCAATGATAAGGAATTCAACATTTTTAGCAAACCAGATGGTATAACGCCATGTTCTTCTAGGTTGGTGGTACAAAGTTTGACAAGTGCGTTTAAGGAGTCCATATCACACGTTGGTGATACGAAAGTTTTGCAACAGGTGGTTAAACCGAATTTACATCACTTCTCAAAGGAAGAAGTTCAAGaggtgaaaagattgatcTGTAAGTTGTTTCCCTACGATGGCTGTACTTTGAAAGACCAggctttgaagaaatcgatCAACGAATCATTCGGAGATAATGTAATTAGACTGACCGTAGCGTTAAGAATTATCTGGAGTTCATTCCCCAGGGGAATTATACCATGGGATTCGTACTATAAATTCACCAAGTGGGAATCACAAACTGGATTCCCACCAGAATCGTTCCACTTCAGGTTTTCGAAATTTCTACCTGACAGAAATTATACATTTTGCacatttgcatttttggaatttttaCTATGCATTCTTTTACAGAAGAATAAATTGATGCTCGACAAAAGTATTCAAATGGACTTAATCTTCACGGCAGGTGCGACTGCATTTGTTAGGGATCCAAGCTATTGTAGTCCGGCAAATGAAGAAACGCCCCCTGTTATAAGATCCTATTATCAACGTGGTAATGCGCTGCACAGACTGTTTGTCGGGTACATACGGTCATTAAACCATGAACGTAAGATGACTGATGTCTATTTGCTAGATATATTTCAAATCGAGCAATATCCACCAAGACCTTATAAGGCACGCTCAGCAAAGGCACTGACGTTAACAATTCCTAAGGGTAACCCAGACGGTAATGATTTTACTTCATTGATAAGTCAAGCGGCTTctgcaaagaaaagattttatGCGTCAAGTTCTTCGTTCTCACGTATTGAAAACGCATTCTTGGATCAATTCGAAGAGCAAACTTTACGTGTCATTATGAGTTTTTTCTCTGAATCATCAAACCGTTATATTACAACGTTTGACGATGGATTCGATGCTGACTTTTTACAAGGGGCTTCCAAACGTAATAAATCACATACTCGTAAGGTAAGTGATGATAATATGGTCGCGACTTGGTTACAAATGGCAAAGGAGCAAAATGGATTCGATGAATTATTGGATGTACTTGAAAATAATCATATGCCAGAGGGAGGTACGTTGGCGCTGGGCGCCCCCGCGGCCACAATGGGCCCCACATCCCGCAGAGATCGTACTGAGGCTGCAGATAGTTCCGTTAGAATTGGTAAAACTGATATTACAGAATGGATCatcaattcttggaaataCGAAATGTTTATGAGTCGTGTTCAAAATACGCTTTTGATTAAATTGACTaaaaaagttgatgaatgCAACTGGTTAGTTTTATCATGTGAAGAAAATGTCAATATGAATCCAAAGGCAATCCCACCTCCTGCTAAACATCCGCCAATACCAAAGGAAAGACCACATCGTTTGCAACAACCAAAGGTTACTATTAGAGAGCCAGCAACTCATTCATTACCATCCGTCAAGGAGTCTGTACCCACTGATTTTTCACATTTACCTGTTGATCTACCAATACCCGAATCTTTTGTAGAAGCTGAGCCTAAACCAGAATCGAAACCGTTGCCTAACCCAGCAGAAGAATCTTTAAAAGGACCCATTAGTGAAACCGTTAGGGAACCTTCCACGGAATCCAATGCAGATGCATCTGTGGAACCTACCAAGGTATCCAATGCAAGTTCAGTTGTGGAGTCTACCAAGGTATCCAATGCAAGTTCAGTTGCGGAACCTACCAAGGAATCCAATGCAAGTTTAGCCGAGGAACCCATCAAGGAACACAATGCAAATGCATCTGTGGAACCTACTGAGGAATCCAATGCGAGTTCAGTTGTAGAACCTACCGAAAAATCCAATGCAAGTTCAGTTATGGAGCCTACCAAAGAATCCAATGTGGATGCAGCTGAGGAACCTACCAAGCAACCTGTTAAATCATCCGTACCCTCCAATGACGCTTTAATTGCAAAATTGAATAACGTTGGCATCTCACCGAGCGCAATTGATACCCGTTATGAAAAGAACGGCAACAGAACTGCAAGAAGCAGTCGTAACATCCTGGGAGATCTATTAGAAAGCTGCTATAGTGGAAATGAGGTGGAAGCAATAAACTAActgaaggaaaaagaataataaataataattataatagtaataatgtACACAgtatttttattatcttttatttttttttttttttttttttttttttttgttatttgtTATTTGTTATTTGTTAGGAGAATTATGATTCTAATGCTAATCTGAACGTTTTTCAAACTTTACTGCAATGGAGTTACGTCGGTGGTGGTGTCTATCACATGGGGACGCTTGCGTCTCTGGACTTGGGCAACTGCAGACGGAAACTCTGCGACACTTAGGTGAAGTTGACCTCGAGCAACATTGTGAAAAATCGGAAAAATTACTGCATTGTTGATAATCTTTATCGTTCTGATTTTGCAAATCTAAAACCGTAAAAACATTATCACCAGGCTCAGGTTGTTGGCCCGCCTCGCCATGGCGGATTCTTATTTGGACAGAGACGGGTCTCTCACCGCTTGGCATTTTGGCAAGAACTTGAATCAATTATTTAATCAAAACTAGAAATTAGCACATGTAGAAACAGCAATATAGCTATCGTTTATATATACCGCCTACTTTCGGAGCTCAATTTTACGTTACTTTTCGATCTCATGTACTCTGCTGGGGAAACCATGTATCCTTTATTATGAGAATTAAAGATAGCATTAATCTGCAGACTTTTGCGACCCCTTGAACAAATCGTTTATGGTTTCTTCCTacgaaatttttaacaagCCCAATGGTTTACGTGGAAATATGATAATATTCCATTATGCTCGTTATTTCTTTTGCCAAAAGGTGCATATTGGAATAATTTCGAACTATATCCAAGAGTCTTATTGTCCAAATTCCTCTTTTGGGCCTTTAGCCAAAGAATTCGGGCTAGAGGTTTCTCCTACGAGAATCATGTGTCCATATTTATCAAAGGCCAACATCAGTAGCAAGGATATTTATTATGCAGAATTTGGCGATCGGTTCATAACTCCACAATAATTTCTCACTTTCAAGATGTGTTGGAAGTGTAACATGTTCGGTTTGCACTGATTCTTGTTCTATCGCAATATTGCCGAGAATTGACGAAA
It includes:
- a CDS encoding uncharacterized protein (some similarities with uniprot|P53719 Saccharomyces cerevisiae YNR014W); the protein is MPSGERPVSVQIRIRHGEAGQQPEPGDNVFTVLDLQNQNDKDYQQCSNFSDFSQCCSRSTSPKCRRVSVCSCPSPETQASPCDRHHHRRNSIAVKFEKRSD
- the SMM1 gene encoding tRNA-dihydrouridine(20) synthase (NAD(+)) (similar to uniprot|P53720 Saccharomyces cerevisiae YNR015W SMM1 Dihydrouridine synthase) → MLSFAGKLVLAPMVRAGELPTRILAIRNGADLVWGPEIIDKKLIQCKRHVNEKLGCVDYLVDGTTSPVFRTCPQIEKGKIVFQIGTSTPSLAIQAALTVIQDVDGIDINAGCPKHFSIHSGMGAALLRTPDKLCEILCELVEKVGRPYGKTISVKIRLLDNREDTLQLINRLCQTGISHLTVHCRTTPMRNREQPIRGYIKEIYEVCQTNGVTLIINGGIKSRSHFQEIQRDLELPKEIGGMMADCAEQNPTVFLDSPIEWFDVVKQYVRIANDYDNNLGNTKYMISRIVPGKSKFYQFFARCKTFQEIEHVLGLLGPKGDPLGDPLPFIENCRQQEKLAKQRTNELKSKQRQAEKRQSLEQEGVQESKKIKT
- a CDS encoding uncharacterized protein (some similarities with uniprot|P47179 Saccharomyces cerevisiae YJR151C), coding for MFKNFKARIRSGSSQLKSSGAHGLDKLAKSGSKRSASGSAATTSSNNRKSRNDGHDDGIDQQRSISAPGTSQPGYQSHFADNRSPRQAYRPPPIGAGDELTYSPVPSSKSFPKSTRHYSQENPYSERNSLTMLGGPNHYVYDNAAYDTNDKEFNIFSKPDGITPCSSRLVVQSLTSAFKESISHVGDTKVLQQVVKPNLHHFSKEEVQEVKRLICKLFPYDGCTLKDQALKKSINESFGDNVIRLTVALRIIWSSFPRGIIPWDSYYKFTKWESQTGFPPESFHFRFSKFLPDRNYTFCTFAFLEFLLCILLQKNKLMLDKSIQMDLIFTAGATAFVRDPSYCSPANEETPPVIRSYYQRGNALHRLFVGYIRSLNHERKMTDVYLLDIFQIEQYPPRPYKARSAKALTLTIPKGNPDGNDFTSLISQAASAKKRFYASSSSFSRIENAFLDQFEEQTLRVIMSFFSESSNRYITTFDDGFDADFLQGASKRNKSHTRKVSDDNMVATWLQMAKEQNGFDELLDVLENNHMPEGGTLALGAPAATMGPTSRRDRTEAADSSVRIGKTDITEWIINSWKYEMFMSRVQNTLLIKLTKKVDECNWLVLSCEENVNMNPKAIPPPAKHPPIPKERPHRLQQPKVTIREPATHSLPSVKESVPTDFSHLPVDLPIPESFVEAEPKPESKPLPNPAEESLKGPISETVREPSTESNADASVEPTKVSNASSVVESTKVSNASSVAEPTKESNASLAEEPIKEHNANASVEPTEESNASSVVEPTEKSNASSVMEPTKESNVDAAEEPTKQPVKSSVPSNDALIAKLNNVGISPSAIDTRYEKNGNRTARSSRNILGDLLESCYSGNEVEAIN